Genomic window (Flavobacteriales bacterium):
GCTGTTCCTGCCGCGAAGCTTTCCGATGTGGGGTGACCCGGTCGAGACCTTTCCCTTCGGCTGTTCCTATCTCGTCGCCAATGCCGGCCTCACCTACTGCGGCGACCCCAATTACGGCTACTTCGCTTGGGCTGTGAGCCAAGGACTTTCGGACGGTTTCCTTTCGCGGGGCTATGAAGAAACGCGGCAACCCTACGACTGGTGGAAGCGCCAGAACACGCCGCCTTGCGATAGGAGCGACCGTGGAAGCGAAGTCTGCATTTCCGAGCAATACCATTCGTGTACGGACACCATAGAGGCATGCGGATATGCCGTGCTCATGGTGAATGCACCGTTCCCGACGCAAGATGACTATTGTGGGATGGGGTTTAACATTCCCACAGTCGGGCCGTATGCCTACCAATGGTGGAATGGTGCCTTCCCTTTTGGTTCGACTGTGACTGTGAGTACCACCGGCTGGGTCGGCGTGACCGTCAGCACAACCAATAGTTGCACAACCTACACGGATTCCGTGTACGTGATCATCCACCCGGCCCCCACCGCCACCGTGAGCGACAGCAGCGGCATCTTCATGGACGACCTTTTGCCGCAACAGTACCAGAGCTGCGTGCCGATGGTCTTTTGGGCCACGCAATTCGCGCCCACCGACCAAGTGTACTGGACCTTGGGTACCGACACCACCTGGAGTGATACCATGCGCATGGACACCTCCGGTATTTACCGTTTACACCTGCTTTCGGTCGATGGCTGCGATAAGGAGTATACCATGAGCTTCACCCTGTTCCCGACCTCGGTCCTGCCGAACATCACGGATGCATCCTTCCATTTCGGCATAGGTGACACGCTCGTGTATTGTGGTACCTCGGCCTGCCTAACTGCATATCTGTATCCGGATTATTATGTGGACGGCCAACTGACCAGCCTGCCGCTAACCGTCCACATGCAGTATCAATTCCAGCGCACGTGTACGTCCACGAACCCGGCACCGCAGACGAACCCGTATGTGAACGCCCCCATCCAGTGGTCCTTGCCGCTCACGGGGCCGGGCTGGTATACGGTGGGGGTGCAGTGCACGCTGAATGCGCTGCCCTGCGACACCAATACCTACAGCTTCACCTTCTTGGACAGCATCTACGTCCTTCCGGGCGAACCGCCGCAGTTCACGGCCAGCAACGCGTTCCGTTGTACCGGGGACACGATCGCCATTCCATTCCAATGCACCAACTGTGACAGTGTGTCCTGGACCGGGCCGGGGATTGTTTGGACCTCCGCGAACGGGGATTCGATCCGGGTGAACGCAGATGGCCAGTACCATTTCGTCGTGTACAATACCAGTGCGGGGAACACATGCCAAACGAGTTCCTACCGCACAGTGTACGCTCCCCCGCCGCCGCCGATCTATATGCAGCCCTACTACGGCGTGATCTGCCCCAATGACTCCGTGCTGCTCTTCACGACCACGGTCGGCACCAACTATGAATGGACCGGTCCCGGGTTCACCACGATGCCCAACAACGACTCCATCTGGACCGACGATCCCGGCGACTACTACCTCACTGTTACGCATTATCCGGGTTGCACAGCGACCAACGGGCCACGAACGGTGCTCAGCTTCAGCTCGCCCTTTATTGAAGCGCTGCCCACGGGCTCCATCTGCCTCAATGGCACGGTGGACCTACAGGTGGCTACGGGCCCGGGCAGCACCGTGCAGTGGCAGGCTCCACTTTCGGGCACCGCGTTCGTGCATACGGTGAACGCGCCGGGCACCTACCAATGCATCGTGTCCAGTTGCGGCATCGATTGGCCGTTGAGCTACACCGTGCAGGCCAGCGGCGTCACCGCGGAGCTGGACACCACGGTCTACCTGCTTTGCGGCGCGGAACCTGTTACGCTCACCGGGCCGGACGGCGGGAACATTTACCAGTGGCTGCCATCGGGCACCACGGGCCAGTCCATTACGCTGAACGTGCCCGGGCAGGTGCAGTTGGTGGTGTTGGACGCCTTCGGTTGCGCGGACACTTCGGCCATGATCTCCGTGAACCCCTTTGCCTACACGCAACCGGCGATGGCCTTTGGCGACACCGTTTGTGCCGGTGGATCAGCCACGGTTTCGGCAACCGGTTCCGGCGATCTGTTCTGGTATGCTTCCGCGGATACGAACCTGCTTCTGAGCAATGGCAGCACATGGACGTTCGTGCCGTTGGGAAGCGACACCGTTTATCTGCTGCAAATAGAGGACGGCTGCGCAAGCACCTTCTTGGCCGTTCCCGTGGAAGTGGCCCCGGTCTCACCAGCTCCGTCCATCACTGGTGTCGTGGCGTACTGCGTCGGGGATACGCTGCTATTGATCGCCGAAGCGAGCGGTCCACCTGTGGAATGGAGCACGCCAGCGGGAATGGTGCAAGGCGGCTCCATCGGCCCGATGTTGGCGCAACCGTCCGCTGCGGGGCTGTATTCCTGCTGGGTCGTGGCCAGCGGTTGTGGCAGCGACACGGCAAGCGTGGAGGTGGACGTTTCCCTTGTTCCCGACATACCGGTGATCACCGGGGATACACTGCTTTGCGTAGGTGATACCTTACTGTTGGTCGCCGATGCCACGGGCGGGACCGTGCTGTGGCAAACGCCTTCCGGGCCCTTCAACGGTACCACGCTCACGGTGGATGGTGTGCTGTACGCAGACCAAGGGGAGTACCTGTGCATGGCATTCGATGGGGCCTGTGCCAGTGCGGCCGCCATGGTCCTGGTCCTGGTGGATCCATGCACTTCGGACACCACCGACTTTATCATCCCGAACATCTTCAGCCCCAACGGCGACGGTGTGAACGACGGCTTCTTCCTCGGCGGAGAAGGCATCCGCCGAGTGGATCTCCAGGTGTACAACCGGTGGGGTCAGCTAATGGCGGAACTGAGCGGAAGGAGCGTCCGCTGGGACGGCAGGACCGCCGGTGCAGGCGTGTTGTGCAGCGAAGGGGTATACTACTGGGTGGCGCAGGCCACGCGGAACACGGGGGAGAACGTTCAGCTTTCCGGTTATGTGCAGTTGGTGCGGTGATGACTTCTTGGGCTGGAGGACTTTCTCGTAAACGGGTCGATCTGGTTTTGACAGCGAGAACCCCCTCAAGAGACCAAAAAGCAGCGCTTAATTTTGAAACCGCCCTTTTTTCGGGAATTGGACCGCATGATCGTTCGGACTTTCTCAAACGCTGAACAAGGAACACGGGTCCTGTTGTCCCTTGTCCTGTTCGTGGCCGTCTTGTTCACGCCCGTTCGCGCCTACTCCGCAGGAAACCACCAAGATGCCACCACTTGCGAGGCCCGCATCGCGCAGGCCAAAGTCCTGCTGACCAGCGATCCGGATTCCGCCTTGGTGCTCGCGTTACAGGCCGAGAAGCAACTGGGGGAGCTTCCCACGGGGTGGCAAAAGGTTCGTGCGCTGATGGTCCTGGGCGACGCCTACCAAGCTGCCGGGGAAATGCCCGATGCCTTGGCCGCTTTCCAGCGGGCGCAGCTCATGATCGATGAGAAGCCGGACGACCAGGCCGCCGACACCTCGCTCATCCTTGCCCGCGTGGACCTTCAGCTGAAGATCGGCACGTTCTATTCCGACCTGCACGACTTTGACAAAAGCGTGGTCCGGTTGAACGACGCCTTGCGCATGCTCGATGCGGCGCTGGATGCCCTGACCCCGGAACAGCTGAACAGCAGGAAGGTCCGTGCCTTCAACAACATCGCCGGGGTCTACCTCCAGCGCTCGGACTATACGACGGCGTTGCCGTATTTCCAGCAGGCCGTGGCGATGAACGTATCGCTGAACAACCTGCGCTACGAGAGCGCGCTGAACAACAACATCGGCATCTGCTATATGGAGATGGGCAAGCACGACAAGGCTGACCAGCATTTCCTGAGCTCCCTTGCGGTACGCAAGCAGACCGGCGACGTGCGCGGGCAGGCGCAGGTGTTGAACAACATGGGCAAGAACCAGGCACTCATGGGCCGCTTCAGAGAGGCCCGCACTTATTTCGAGCAGGCGCTCGCGCTCGGCCGGTCGGTTGGCAGCCTTGCATCCATGGCCATTTCCTTGGAATCACTTTCCACCGCGTACGACACGCTTGGGGAATACAAGGCGGCGTTCACGGCCTTTCGGGAGTACAAGGGGATCAACGACAGCCTTTACAGCTCGGAGGCACGGACGACCATCGCCCGGATGGAGGACAGGTTCCGGCGCGACAAGGAGAAGAAGGTGTTCGAGCTCGAAGCCAAGCGCAAGGATGCCGTGAACGAGCGGCAGCGGCTCTTGAACATCGCACTTGCGGTGGCGCTGTTCTTCCTTCTGCTCACCGCCTTTCTGCTCTTCACGGTGATGCGCTCACGGGTGCGTACCAGCGCGCTGAAGCAGGAAACGCTCCGGCTGCAAAGCGAAAAACTGGAGGCCGAGAAGGTGATCCTGAAGGAGAACCTGGAGTTCAAGGAACGCGAGCTCACCGCCAATGCCTTGTTCCTGCTGAAGAAAAATGAGTTGATCGCGCACATCGTGGAGCGGCTCCTCAAGGCGAAGTCCACCTTCCGGCAGGAGAACCAGAAGATCGTACAGGACATCGTGCATGACCTTCAGGCGAGCCGTGATGAACATAACTGGGAGGAGTTCGAGGCGCATTTCACGCGGGTCCATACCACCTTCTACCAGACCCTGCAGGAGCGCTTCCCGTCGCTGACGCCCAACGAGCGGAAACTGTGCGCCTTCCTCCGGCTGAACATGAGCACCAAGGACATTTCCGCCATTACGCACCAGAGCCTCAACAGCATCACCGTGGCGCGGTCGCGGTTGCGCAAAAAGCTGCAGATCGATGGCGAGGATGTGCATTTGATCGATTTCCTGCAGTCCATCTGACCGTTTTCGGGCACACATTATAAACGTCTGTGGATCAGGTGCATGCTTGTTCCTGTATGGTCGGTGTAAGGTCATTTTTCGGCGTTGTACCGACCGTGTAAGGCCAATGTCTTAGCGTGTGCCGCTGATGTAAGGCTGTTCCCGGTATCAATGGGAAATTCCATGCGCAACATTGCGGCCCTCCAAGAAATTCCGCTTTGAAAACCCCGAAAACCGACGCCCTTCGATCGAAGGAGCTTGAAAACCTCGAACGCTTCCATCAGAAGATGAAGGACGAGGCCGAAGCTTGGCAAAAGCTGTTGGAGAACCTGGACAAGATGAAGAACCGCCGGACCGATAAAACTGAACCCAAAAACCCGACCGAACGATGAACACACGTTACTCTTTACTGGCAGGCTGTTGCCTTCTGCTGTGTACCGTCCCGCTGCTGCAGGCCCAGCCCGGCGCGCTCGACCTTACCTTCAACGGCACCGGTTACGAGGTGGATCCGGTGAATAGCTTGGACGTGGGACAGAAGATCCTCGTGCAGGACGACCAGAAGATCCTCGCCATCGGATCCAGCTTCGATGCCACCTACACCGCCCGCGCGTATGTGTTCCGTTACCTGCCCGACGGCACGCCCGACGCAACGTTCGCCACCAACGGGGTGTTCTCTTATGAACTGGACAACGAGGTGGATCTCTATTCAGCCGTATTGACCCCGGAGGGGAAGATCCTCCTTGCCGGAAGTACAACGGACTATCAGACGTACAGGCTGCTGCTCATCCAGCTCAACGCGCACGGTTCATTTGACAATTCCTTTGGGATCAATGGGGTACTGGTCCAAAGCGTAAGCGTGGTGGAGGCAAACGCCGAGGACATGGGGTATGACGTGGCGTTGGACACGCAGGGCAACATCCTCGTTTGCGGGTCCACCTACGATGCGGATACGATCCGTCATCCGTTCATCGCCCGTTTCTCGCCCAGTGGTGAGCTGGATACCTCCTTTGGTGTGAACGGGATAGCGACGATCCCCTCCTCCGGGGAAGGGTCGAGCGCTTTCAAGGGGATCGTGGTACAGCCGGATGGGAAGATCGTGGCCTCTGGATATTACGGCAATACCATTCTGTGGTATGTCATGCTCGTGGTGCGCTTCAACGCGGACGGCAGCCTCGATCCCGCTTTCGGCGACGCCGGTGTGGTCAAGTACAACTACGGAAATGTCGACGATGAAGGCGATGACCTGCAGTTGACCGCGGATGGTTCCTTTCTGGTCGCCGGAGTGACCGTTACACAGACCTACAACTACAGTGCGCTGCTCGCGAAGTTCACACCGGATGGCATGCTGGACACCACCTTCGGCAATGCGGGCACGGTGAAAGAGGACCTGAATACCTTCGATTTCGCCTCTAACGTTGTGGAGCTCCCTGATGGTAAGATCGTCATGGCCGGTTCGTCCGGTGTAGGGCCTCCAGGTGCCTTTGACCTCGCCGTGTGGAAGTACCACGCCGACGGTACGCCGGACATGACCTTTGGGACCAACGGTGTCGCCCAGCACGTGATCCCGCAATACAGCACCATGATCTATGCGATGGGCATACAGGCCGACGGGAAGATCCTCATCGGAGGCCAAGCGCGCACCACGACCAACCAGAACTATTTCTACATCGGCCGGCTGCAGAATGACCTCAGTACCGGGATCACGGAACGGAACGCTTCGGCGGAAGTCTTGGTGTACCCCGATCCCGCCACGGCAAGCTCCACGGTGACGCTGCAGGTTCCGGAAGCCGTTCTGCCCGGGGCACGGATCAGCCTGTATACTGCTGACGGCCGACTGGCCTTCACCTCCGCGGTAGATGAACTTCAGCATGACGCACAGCACATCAGCATTCAACTGCCCTCCGCTCTCGCACCCGGCGTCTATCAGTTGGCTTTCCAGCAGCAGGGCACCCGCCTTTCAACAAGCCTCTTCATCACCCGTTAACAACTGAAAGAACACATGAGAACATTGTACATCCCCTTGGTCTTTGCCGCGCTGGCCGCGGTATCGGCCTCCGCGCAACACAGCGCGACCATCACTGTCACGGACCTCGGTTCCGGCATGCCTGTGGAGAACGCGACTGTCTCGTTAGACGGCAACTTCATCGCCACGGATCCGGCCGGCCAGGCCATTTTCCCCGGACTTGCGGACGACACGTACGACTATTCCGTGTTCGCCACATGCTACAACGAAGGTTCCGGATCGGTCACGATAGCCGGCGCGGATGGCGCTTCATCCGTAATGTTGGACCCCTTAAGCACCAACAACGTGTTCTTCTTCATCGGTGATCCGCTGGCGATCACCGGTGCCACGGTGCAAGTGACCGATGGCGCGGACTACAACGCGAGCTTCGTGACCAGCGACCCGTTCGGCGGGGAGATCTTGGCGGACGTTCCATACGGCGACATCAGCTACACGATCAGCGCGCCTTGCTATGCGACGGTGACCGGCATGGTGACGGTGGACTGCAACAACGGTGACGGCATCGCGGTGTTCGAGAACCCGGCCCCGGCGACGACCAACAACGTGTTCTTCTTCATCGGCGATCCGCTGGCGATCACCGGTGCCACGGTGCAAGTGACCGATGGCGCGGACTACAACGCGAGCTTCGTGACCAGCGACCCGTTCGGTGGGGAGATCTTGGCGGACGTTCCCTACGGCGACATCAGCTACACGATCAGCGCGCCGTGCTATGCGACGGTGACCGGCACGGTGACGGTGGACTGTAACAACGGTGACGGCATCGCGGTGTTCGAGAACCCGGCCCCGGCGACGACCAACAATGTGTTCTTCTTCATCGGCGACCCTTTGGCGATCACCGGTGCCACGGTGCAAGTGACCGATGGCGCGGACTACAACGCGAGCTTCGTGACCAGCGACCCGTTCGGTGGGGAGATCTTGGCGGACGTTCCCTACGGCGACATCAGCTACACGATCAGCGCGCCTTGCTATGCGACGTTGACCGGCACGGTGACGGTGGACTGCAACAACGGTGACGGCATCGCGGTGTTCGAGAACCCGGCCCCGGCGACGACCAACAACGTGTTCTTCTTCATCGGCGACCCTTTGGCGATCACCGGTGCCACGGTGCAGGTGACCGATGGCGCGGACTACAACGCGAGCTTCGTGACCAGCGACCCGTTCGGCGGGGAGATCTTGGCGGACGTTCCCTACGGCGACATCAGCTACACGATCAGCGCGCCTTGCTATGCGACGTTGACCGGCACGGTGACGGTGGACTGCAACAACGGTGACGGCATCGCGGTGTTCGAGAACCCGGCCCCGGCGACGACCAACAACGTGTTCTTCTTCATCGGCGACCCTTTGGCGATCACCGGTGCCACGGTGCAGGTGACCGATGGCGCGGACTACAACGCGAGCTTCGTGACCACGGACACCTTTGGCGGTGAGATGCTGGCGGACGTGCCTTTTGGCGACATCAGTTACACGATCACCGCGCCTTGCTATGCGACCGTGACCGGCACGGTGACGGTGGACTGCAACAACGGTGACGGCATCGCGATCTTCACCGATCCGGCCCCGGTCGTCATCGATGTCAACGTTACTCTTACCGGCAGCACCCTCACCGCCACAGCGACCGGAGTGGGCTACCAATGGGTGGATTGCGATAACAACAATGCCCCGATCGTTGGTGCTGAAGGACAGAACTTCCTACCTGCGGAAAGCGGCGATTACGCCGTGGTCCTTACCAGCGGAGATTGTTCGCAGACCTCTGCATGCACGGAGGTGATCGTGACCGGCGTGGACGAGCTGGCAGGTCGTGATGCCTTCGCGGTGTACCCGAACCCTTTTGGTGACAGGATCACTGTGAGCACCAACGGCAAGCTCGGGCCTGTCCGCCTGGAACTTCTCAGCTTGACCGGCCAGGTCCTTTTGGATGAGACCCGAAGCGGCATGGAGATCTCTCTGCAGACTTCGGTGCTTCCTTCAGGCAGCTATATCCTGCGCATGAGCTCCGACAACGCGCGCTCCACGGTCCGTGTGGTGAAGTAGAACGGACCGTAATACGGGAAGGGGCCGTCTCATTGCGAGGCGGCCCTTTTCTATTACAGTTACTTACAACCCCAACTTCTTCACCAGCGCTCCCACTTCGGCCTCCGTGCTCCGCAGCATCTCGTTGCAGAAAGTGATCAGTACCACGGCGCGTTTCACTTTGCCGGTGAGCTCGTCCACGGAGATCTTGTCCTCCTGCAGGTCCTGCATGATGCGCTCCAGCTCGCTGTATGCTTTTTCGTAGGTGAGCTTCTCCTCAACTTTCTGCATGGGGTTCGATGGTGTTGATGGTGGACCAGGCCTTGCCTCGTGCAAAGGTCGTCTCCAACTGGTCACCGGCTTGCAGGGTACGTGCATCCTTCACGGCATGGCCTTCCTTGCGGGTGATACTGAAGCCACGCTCGAGGTGCTTCTCTGGTGAAAGCATCTGAATGGCGTCGTCCATGCCTTGCAGCCGGCCGAGTACGAGTTGGAAGCCGCGTTGAGCGATCACTGAAAGCGATCCGCTCATCTCGCGGATACGTGCGGATTCCACCTGTGCCAGCTTGTGGCGCGGCAACAGGGCGAGGTCGTGGGCGAAGGTTTCAAGGCCCCGGCGGGAAACGGCGATCTTGTCTGTCACGGTACGCGCGAACTGGCCCGTGGCGGTGTTCAACAGGCCCCGCTCGGTACGGCAGCGTACGGTGGGCCGCATGGCGACCATCTCTTTGAACATGCTCAATTGATCCTTCCGGTCGGAGAAGGAGGTGAGCATCGCGTTGTGGATGTGGACCAGCATGCCGGTCATCGCGGTCTCGAAATACAGCGTGCGGTCCACGAGGAAATCAGCGACGGCGGTGGGCGTCTTGTGGTGGCCGTGCGCGATGAGGTCCATTACGGAGACGTCCACATCGTGCCCAATGCCGGTGAGCACGGGGATGCGTATTCGTGCCGCCACGCGTGCCAGTTCCAGGTCGTTGTAGGGTTCGAGGTCCAGCTTGGAGCCGCCGCCACGGATCAGCACCACGGCATCGAATTGTTTTGGATCGATCGAGGATAGGGCCGCACGCAGTTCCTGCGCGGCCGCATCGCCCTGCACCACGGAGTTGAACACGCGCACATGGAAGCGGTAGCCATGCTCGTTGCGCTCCAAGTGCTGCATGAAGTCCGCGTAAGCCGCAGTGCCGACGGACGCCACCAAGGCGATGCGCTGCAACACCATCGGCATCGGGATGAAACGGTTCCGGTCGTACAGGCCCTCTTCTTTCAGCGTCGCGATCGTTTCCCGCTTGCGCCTTTCCAGCTCGCTGATGTTGAAGCTCAGGTCGATGGTCTCGATCACCAAGCTCAGCCCATGGACGAGGTGGTAGTTGGTCTTGGCGAGGAACAGGATCTCCACGCCGTCCTTGAGGATATTGCGGCTTTCGCTGCCCAATTCCTCCCGGATGCGGTGCAACGCGGACATCCAGATGGCACCGCGCATCACGGCCACTTTCTCACCGGCTTGGTGCTGCACAAGCTCCAAGTACGCGTGCTTGCCCACGTTGATGGACGCGATCTCCGCCTTTACCCAGAAGGACGCGCCGTGGGTAGCCTCCTCGATCCGTTGCTTGATCGCATTGCCTACCTGACGTAGCGTATAGATCTTGCGCTCCTCCATTTTCCGGGGGAACAAGTGTACCAACTATGGTGGTGAAAGGGGTGAGGGAGGTAAGGGAAGCGAGGGAGGTCACGGAGGTGGTGCCATCCCTCTCCTCCCTGTCCTCCTTGACTTCCATTACCCACTTTGCATAGGAGTACGGGAGGGTCACACCACCCGCTTGATCATCCGCAGTTTGTGGGTGTACTTCTTTTCCGACGCGTTGAAGATGCCTTCCTGATCGAGGTTGTCGATGCGTACGCGGCCGGAAGCATGGAGGATCCGTCGATTCTCCAGCACGATGCCCACGTGGACGATGCGGCCCTCCTCATTGTCGAAGAAGGCAAGATCGCCGGTGGCGGCCAGATCGATCAGTTCCACGAGCTTGCCTAATTCGGCCTGTTGCCATGCATCGCGGGGAAGTTGGATGCCGCCCACGAGAAAGAGCATCTGGGTAAGGCCTGAACAGTCCACGCCGAAAGGTGAGCGTCCGCCCCAGAGATAGGGTGTGTTCAGCCATTGGTCCATTACCGCGAGTAACCGCATCA
Coding sequences:
- a CDS encoding gliding motility-associated C-terminal domain-containing protein; translated protein: MIGHLLPSFHADRLAFLFSLKRLVVVLVLGAFAPALFAQHWITKTSSPQADHIADMVLDGSGNSYVIGDFSLGASFTQGINTLGSLNSAGGRDVLVAKFAPDGSLLWAKRAGGNALDVGLKLVLGTAGLGITGLFTGTADLFGSSHSAQGGSTDLFVALLDPANGNALWVRTAGAPGYTDTPGGITMRPNGDIVLAGKFKGDAVFGTDTLHSAFDPWTSTLGFDVFIASWASDGTYQWVRQGSGPHDDQAVELTSGPDGMLYITGQFSDTITFGVEHPNISLNSMFVVKYDGQGQEQWYRKCGGSTFNQVSDILFSSEGDLLIAGDVANTMYWVDNIATPIPNPEPHAYFILRVDTAGTLLRATTMGSVSNVHAASITEQADSVVVYGEFECSFTGLQDAYNANGLFMATGLKDLFIAKHLASDLSFVEAQQFGGSGAKRAGAVAWAANGLLFTGSFEQELFLPRSFPMWGDPVETFPFGCSYLVANAGLTYCGDPNYGYFAWAVSQGLSDGFLSRGYEETRQPYDWWKRQNTPPCDRSDRGSEVCISEQYHSCTDTIEACGYAVLMVNAPFPTQDDYCGMGFNIPTVGPYAYQWWNGAFPFGSTVTVSTTGWVGVTVSTTNSCTTYTDSVYVIIHPAPTATVSDSSGIFMDDLLPQQYQSCVPMVFWATQFAPTDQVYWTLGTDTTWSDTMRMDTSGIYRLHLLSVDGCDKEYTMSFTLFPTSVLPNITDASFHFGIGDTLVYCGTSACLTAYLYPDYYVDGQLTSLPLTVHMQYQFQRTCTSTNPAPQTNPYVNAPIQWSLPLTGPGWYTVGVQCTLNALPCDTNTYSFTFLDSIYVLPGEPPQFTASNAFRCTGDTIAIPFQCTNCDSVSWTGPGIVWTSANGDSIRVNADGQYHFVVYNTSAGNTCQTSSYRTVYAPPPPPIYMQPYYGVICPNDSVLLFTTTVGTNYEWTGPGFTTMPNNDSIWTDDPGDYYLTVTHYPGCTATNGPRTVLSFSSPFIEALPTGSICLNGTVDLQVATGPGSTVQWQAPLSGTAFVHTVNAPGTYQCIVSSCGIDWPLSYTVQASGVTAELDTTVYLLCGAEPVTLTGPDGGNIYQWLPSGTTGQSITLNVPGQVQLVVLDAFGCADTSAMISVNPFAYTQPAMAFGDTVCAGGSATVSATGSGDLFWYASADTNLLLSNGSTWTFVPLGSDTVYLLQIEDGCASTFLAVPVEVAPVSPAPSITGVVAYCVGDTLLLIAEASGPPVEWSTPAGMVQGGSIGPMLAQPSAAGLYSCWVVASGCGSDTASVEVDVSLVPDIPVITGDTLLCVGDTLLLVADATGGTVLWQTPSGPFNGTTLTVDGVLYADQGEYLCMAFDGACASAAAMVLVLVDPCTSDTTDFIIPNIFSPNGDGVNDGFFLGGEGIRRVDLQVYNRWGQLMAELSGRSVRWDGRTAGAGVLCSEGVYYWVAQATRNTGENVQLSGYVQLVR
- a CDS encoding tetratricopeptide repeat protein; translated protein: MSLVLFVAVLFTPVRAYSAGNHQDATTCEARIAQAKVLLTSDPDSALVLALQAEKQLGELPTGWQKVRALMVLGDAYQAAGEMPDALAAFQRAQLMIDEKPDDQAADTSLILARVDLQLKIGTFYSDLHDFDKSVVRLNDALRMLDAALDALTPEQLNSRKVRAFNNIAGVYLQRSDYTTALPYFQQAVAMNVSLNNLRYESALNNNIGICYMEMGKHDKADQHFLSSLAVRKQTGDVRGQAQVLNNMGKNQALMGRFREARTYFEQALALGRSVGSLASMAISLESLSTAYDTLGEYKAAFTAFREYKGINDSLYSSEARTTIARMEDRFRRDKEKKVFELEAKRKDAVNERQRLLNIALAVALFFLLLTAFLLFTVMRSRVRTSALKQETLRLQSEKLEAEKVILKENLEFKERELTANALFLLKKNELIAHIVERLLKAKSTFRQENQKIVQDIVHDLQASRDEHNWEEFEAHFTRVHTTFYQTLQERFPSLTPNERKLCAFLRLNMSTKDISAITHQSLNSITVARSRLRKKLQIDGEDVHLIDFLQSI
- a CDS encoding T9SS type A sorting domain-containing protein, whose amino-acid sequence is MRTLYIPLVFAALAAVSASAQHSATITVTDLGSGMPVENATVSLDGNFIATDPAGQAIFPGLADDTYDYSVFATCYNEGSGSVTIAGADGASSVMLDPLSTNNVFFFIGDPLAITGATVQVTDGADYNASFVTSDPFGGEILADVPYGDISYTISAPCYATVTGMVTVDCNNGDGIAVFENPAPATTNNVFFFIGDPLAITGATVQVTDGADYNASFVTSDPFGGEILADVPYGDISYTISAPCYATVTGTVTVDCNNGDGIAVFENPAPATTNNVFFFIGDPLAITGATVQVTDGADYNASFVTSDPFGGEILADVPYGDISYTISAPCYATLTGTVTVDCNNGDGIAVFENPAPATTNNVFFFIGDPLAITGATVQVTDGADYNASFVTSDPFGGEILADVPYGDISYTISAPCYATLTGTVTVDCNNGDGIAVFENPAPATTNNVFFFIGDPLAITGATVQVTDGADYNASFVTTDTFGGEMLADVPFGDISYTITAPCYATVTGTVTVDCNNGDGIAIFTDPAPVVIDVNVTLTGSTLTATATGVGYQWVDCDNNNAPIVGAEGQNFLPAESGDYAVVLTSGDCSQTSACTEVIVTGVDELAGRDAFAVYPNPFGDRITVSTNGKLGPVRLELLSLTGQVLLDETRSGMEISLQTSVLPSGSYILRMSSDNARSTVRVVK
- the xseB gene encoding exodeoxyribonuclease VII small subunit gives rise to the protein MQKVEEKLTYEKAYSELERIMQDLQEDKISVDELTGKVKRAVVLITFCNEMLRSTEAEVGALVKKLGL
- the xseA gene encoding exodeoxyribonuclease VII large subunit, with protein sequence MEERKIYTLRQVGNAIKQRIEEATHGASFWVKAEIASINVGKHAYLELVQHQAGEKVAVMRGAIWMSALHRIREELGSESRNILKDGVEILFLAKTNYHLVHGLSLVIETIDLSFNISELERRKRETIATLKEEGLYDRNRFIPMPMVLQRIALVASVGTAAYADFMQHLERNEHGYRFHVRVFNSVVQGDAAAQELRAALSSIDPKQFDAVVLIRGGGSKLDLEPYNDLELARVAARIRIPVLTGIGHDVDVSVMDLIAHGHHKTPTAVADFLVDRTLYFETAMTGMLVHIHNAMLTSFSDRKDQLSMFKEMVAMRPTVRCRTERGLLNTATGQFARTVTDKIAVSRRGLETFAHDLALLPRHKLAQVESARIREMSGSLSVIAQRGFQLVLGRLQGMDDAIQMLSPEKHLERGFSITRKEGHAVKDARTLQAGDQLETTFARGKAWSTINTIEPHAES